One Phocoena phocoena chromosome 5, mPhoPho1.1, whole genome shotgun sequence genomic region harbors:
- the TMPRSS11B gene encoding LOW QUALITY PROTEIN: transmembrane protease serine 11B (The sequence of the model RefSeq protein was modified relative to this genomic sequence to represent the inferred CDS: inserted 3 bases in 2 codons; substituted 1 base at 1 genomic stop codon) has translation MSRGLQEVVQPQTGSMFSRSTGKTYYYQGDFHISGVIYNDNCEKAVSQVSTDLRKYIETMMSDAFQNSGVYXEYINSQVIKLLSYPNGSSVQLQLTFKFPPAKKNSMRTKIKAILHLMLKDNMASWNAVPTSIKLIEISKANAEMLTNNCCGGRLTNSITAGNRIVNGENALTGAWPWQASMQWKGQHHCGVSLISSRWLLSAAHCFAKKNNSEDWTVNFVTIVNKPYMTQKVQNILFHENYSRAGVHDDIAXVQLAEEVSFTKYIHRICFSEAKMKLSENDSVVVTEWGTLYINGSLPVILQQAFLKITDNIVCNAPHALSGLATDTMLCAGFMSGEADACQNDSGGPLAYPNSRNIWHLVGIVSWGEECRKKNKPGVYTXVTAYRGWITSKTAL, from the exons GAAAGACTTACTATTACCAAGGTGATTTTCATATTTCTGGAGTCATATACAATGATAATTGTGAAAAAGCAGTTTCACAAGTCAGCACagatctgagaaaatatattgAGACTATG ATGTCTGATGCATTTCAAAATTCTGGTGTATA AGAGTATATCAACTCTCAAGTCATCAAACTTCT TTCTTATCCCAATGGTTCAAGTGTACAGTTACAGTTGACATTCAAGTTTCCTCCAGCAAAAAAGAACAGCATGAGGACTAAAATCAAGGCTATCTTACATCTGATGTTGAAGGACAACATGGCATCTTGGAATGCAGTTCCCACTTCCATCAAACTTATAg aaatcaGCAAGGCTAATGCTGAAATGCTTACCAATAACT GTTGTGGGGGACGACTGACCAATAGTATCACAGCAGGCAACCGAATTGTGAATGGGGAAAATGCCCTGACGGGGGCCTGGCCATGGCAGGCAAGCATGCAGTGGAAAGGCCAACACCACTGTGGTGTTTCTCTGATCAGCAGTAGGTGGCTCCTATCTGCAGCTCACTGCTTTGCTAA gaaaaataattcagaagatTGGACTGTCAACTTTGTAACTATAGTAAATAAACCATATATGACACAGAAAGTCcaaaacattctttttcatgaaaattaTAGCAGAGCTGGGGTTCATGATGATATTG CTGTGCAGCTTGCTGAAGAAGTCTCTTTTACAAAGTACATTCATAGGATTTGTTTTTCTGAAGCCAAAATGAAGCTCTCAGAAAATGACAGTGTTGTAGTTACAGAATGGGGAacactttatataaatg GTTCTCTTCCAGTGATACTTCAGCAGGCTTTTTTGAAGATTACTGATAACATAGTTTGCAATGCTCCACATGCATTGTCTGGCTTGGCAACTGATACAATGCTGTGTGCTGGATTTATGTCAGGAGAAGCTGATGCCTGTC agaATGATTCTGGTGGACCACTAGCTTATCCCAACTCTAGGAATATCTGGCACCTTGTTGGAATAGTAAGCTGGGGTGAAGAAtgtaggaaaaagaataaaccagGTGTCTATACTTGAGTGACTGCTTATCGTGGATGGATTACCTCCAAGACTGCACTCTGA